A region of Streptomyces sp. R44 DNA encodes the following proteins:
- a CDS encoding DUF1203 domain-containing protein, with amino-acid sequence MSTYLARPVSPSALARLRVTDDAGRACVPYTATDGGHPLRCCLRLSEPGERIALVSYAPLRRWAAETGAEPGAYDEQGPVFVHAEDCGGPAPSEAYPFSRAGALRTLRRYDAAGRIVGGRLLELPETPAEGFDQALAEAFADPAVALVHVRAVEYGCFHFEVRRP; translated from the coding sequence ATGAGCACCTACCTCGCCCGCCCCGTCTCCCCCTCCGCCCTCGCCCGGCTGCGCGTCACGGACGACGCCGGCCGCGCCTGCGTGCCGTACACCGCCACCGACGGCGGCCATCCCCTCCGCTGCTGCCTGCGCCTCTCCGAGCCGGGCGAGCGGATCGCCCTCGTCTCGTACGCGCCGCTGCGCCGCTGGGCCGCCGAGACCGGTGCCGAGCCCGGCGCGTACGACGAGCAGGGTCCCGTCTTCGTCCACGCCGAGGACTGCGGCGGCCCCGCGCCCTCGGAGGCGTACCCCTTCTCCCGTGCCGGGGCGCTCCGCACCCTGCGCCGCTACGACGCGGCCGGCAGGATCGTCGGCGGCCGCCTCCTGGAGCTCCCCGAAACCCCCGCCGAGGGCTTCGACCAGGCCCTCGCCGAGGCCTTCGCCGACCCGGCCGTCGCCCTCGTGCACGTCCGTGCCGTCGAGTACGGCTGCTTCCACTTCGAGGTCCGGCGCCCCTGA
- a CDS encoding serine hydrolase domain-containing protein produces the protein MTSTTPASAPQSHPSPKRRRRTGRTWPAVAVAAALATAGVAATVQSSNGASAPSAPGYRQDDLRRDTEALRALGITGVQARVTTASGRDLVATAGVAEVGTKRPVPRDGYFRIASTGKALMATVVLQLVDEGRLSLDDTVERRLPGVIAGNGNDGRKMTVRQLLRNTSGLHDDLPGFDTPQQYYQHRHDTYTAEQIVARAMRHHPDFEPGTGWGYSNTGYVVLGMIVEKVAGRPWQEEVESRILRPLGMHHTYLPGATPTLRRPHADGYQVFGSGERIDVTEQLVPDLGGYVSTTADVNRFFQGLLGGELLSGARLAEMRDTVPVPKEFEVFWPGGRYGLGLVARPLSCGGSYWSHEGGEAGYITLNGATGDGRRTVTVSLTTSFNDLGRTIRQQKAASDLVDRALCDTAGR, from the coding sequence ATGACATCCACCACCCCGGCCTCAGCGCCGCAGAGCCACCCGTCCCCGAAGCGTCGCCGCCGGACCGGCCGCACATGGCCGGCCGTCGCGGTGGCGGCGGCACTCGCCACCGCGGGTGTGGCCGCGACCGTCCAGTCCTCGAACGGCGCGTCCGCGCCCTCCGCGCCCGGCTACCGGCAGGACGACCTGCGCCGGGACACCGAAGCCCTCCGGGCGCTGGGGATCACCGGCGTCCAGGCGCGGGTGACCACGGCCTCCGGGCGGGACCTGGTCGCCACCGCAGGCGTCGCCGAGGTGGGCACGAAGCGGCCGGTGCCCCGGGACGGCTACTTCCGGATCGCCAGCACCGGCAAGGCGCTCATGGCGACCGTGGTCCTGCAGCTGGTCGACGAGGGCAGGCTGTCGCTGGACGACACGGTGGAGCGCCGGCTGCCCGGTGTGATCGCCGGAAACGGCAACGACGGACGGAAGATGACCGTGCGTCAGCTGCTGCGGAACACCAGCGGCCTCCACGACGACCTGCCCGGCTTCGACACCCCGCAGCAGTACTACCAGCACCGTCACGACACGTACACCGCCGAACAGATCGTCGCCCGGGCGATGAGGCACCACCCGGACTTCGAGCCCGGCACCGGCTGGGGCTACTCCAACACCGGCTACGTCGTCCTCGGCATGATCGTCGAGAAGGTCGCCGGCCGCCCCTGGCAGGAGGAGGTCGAGAGCCGGATCCTGCGACCGCTCGGCATGCACCACACGTACCTCCCGGGCGCCACGCCCACCCTGCGCCGCCCGCACGCCGACGGCTACCAGGTCTTCGGCTCCGGCGAACGGATCGACGTCACCGAGCAGCTCGTCCCCGACCTCGGCGGCTACGTCTCCACCACGGCGGACGTGAACCGCTTCTTCCAGGGGCTGCTCGGCGGCGAGCTGCTGTCCGGGGCGCGCCTGGCCGAGATGCGGGACACGGTCCCGGTCCCCAAGGAGTTCGAGGTGTTCTGGCCGGGCGGACGCTACGGCCTCGGCCTCGTCGCCCGCCCCCTGAGCTGCGGCGGCAGCTACTGGAGCCATGAAGGGGGCGAAGCCGGCTACATCACCCTGAACGGCGCCACCGGTGACGGCCGCCGCACCGTCACCGTCTCCCTGACCACCAGCTTCAACGACCTCGGCAGGACGATCCGGCAGCAGAAGGCGGCCAGTGACCTGGTCGACCGCGCCCTGTGCGACACCGCCGGACGGTAG
- a CDS encoding sensor histidine kinase, with protein sequence MDQWWLRTGRAGRYLLGTLATATVTLAAAPLLCVPSAAAAWAERHRRRAGALLGRPVEPGPRPLRRELAWLVVQVATGLPAGVIALLCLGNLLLTLVVAVGWWAFPASDPPRLLLLDVRVDGWVPALTVNLVQLLPLAALAALALPPLARVHALCCLAVLAPSPAERLAARVTELTRTRADVLRAHGAELRRIERDLHDGTQARLVAIALRLAVAGETLPRDPDAAAALVRQARAETEEAMTELRSVIRTIYPPVLADQGLVGALGTLGTRAGVPTRIGVGELGEVPAAVEAVAYYAVTEALANVARHSRATKAAVSVDRDGALLRAEITDDGTGGADASRGSGLDGIRRRAAALDGTMKISSPPGGPTVVTVELPCV encoded by the coding sequence GTGGACCAGTGGTGGCTGCGGACCGGGCGCGCCGGACGCTATCTCCTCGGCACCCTGGCGACCGCGACGGTGACGCTCGCGGCGGCGCCCCTCCTGTGCGTACCGTCGGCGGCGGCCGCCTGGGCGGAGCGCCACCGCCGGCGTGCCGGGGCGCTGCTCGGCCGACCGGTGGAGCCGGGCCCGCGGCCCCTCCGCCGCGAGCTGGCCTGGCTGGTGGTGCAGGTGGCGACCGGTCTGCCCGCGGGAGTGATCGCCCTGCTGTGCCTGGGCAATCTGCTCCTCACCCTCGTGGTCGCCGTGGGGTGGTGGGCCTTCCCCGCGTCGGATCCGCCACGGCTGCTGCTGCTCGACGTCCGTGTCGACGGGTGGGTCCCCGCCCTGACGGTCAATCTGGTGCAGCTGCTGCCCCTCGCGGCGCTCGCGGCCCTCGCCCTGCCACCGCTCGCCCGGGTGCACGCCCTGTGCTGCCTGGCGGTCCTGGCACCGTCTCCGGCGGAACGGCTGGCCGCGCGCGTCACGGAGCTCACCCGGACGCGGGCGGACGTCCTGCGGGCGCACGGTGCGGAACTCCGCCGGATCGAGCGGGACTTGCACGACGGCACCCAGGCCCGGCTCGTGGCCATCGCCCTGCGGCTCGCCGTGGCCGGCGAGACCCTCCCCCGGGACCCGGACGCGGCCGCAGCGCTCGTACGGCAGGCGCGGGCCGAGACCGAGGAGGCCATGACCGAGCTGCGTTCCGTCATCCGCACCATCTATCCCCCGGTCCTGGCCGACCAGGGTCTCGTGGGCGCGCTCGGCACCCTGGGCACCAGGGCCGGTGTCCCGACCCGCATCGGCGTCGGCGAGCTCGGCGAGGTCCCCGCCGCGGTCGAGGCGGTCGCGTACTACGCCGTCACCGAGGCGCTGGCGAACGTCGCCCGGCACAGCCGGGCAACGAAGGCCGCCGTCTCCGTCGACCGCGACGGCGCGCTGCTCCGCGCGGAGATCACGGACGACGGGACGGGCGGGGCGGACGCGTCGCGGGGCAGCGGTCTGGACGGAATCCGTCGCCGCGCCGCCGCCCTGGACGGCACCATGAAGATCAGCAGCCCGCCGGGCGGGCCGACCGTCGTCACCGTGGAGCTGCCGTGCGTGTAG
- a CDS encoding response regulator yields MRVVIAEDNVLLASGLELLLGSQGFEVAAIADDAPGFLAAVEAHRPDVTIVDVRLPPGFRDEGIRAALQARRDHPGLPVLVLSQYVEQEYAGRLLSDTGGGIGYLLKDRVSRIAEFTEALRRVAAGGTALDPEVIAQLLAVRGDPVDALTPREREVLALMAEGHDNAGIAQRLFVTDNAVHKHIGSVFLKLGLSAGDSGHRRVRAVLTWLRRHGGPEPG; encoded by the coding sequence GTGCGTGTAGTCATCGCCGAGGACAACGTCCTGCTCGCCTCCGGACTCGAACTCCTCCTCGGCTCCCAGGGCTTCGAGGTCGCCGCGATCGCGGACGACGCCCCCGGCTTCCTGGCCGCCGTCGAGGCCCACCGGCCGGACGTCACCATCGTGGACGTACGGCTGCCGCCGGGCTTCCGCGACGAGGGGATCCGCGCCGCCCTCCAGGCCCGCCGCGACCACCCCGGACTTCCCGTCCTGGTCCTGTCCCAGTACGTCGAGCAGGAGTACGCGGGCCGCCTCCTCTCCGACACCGGCGGCGGCATCGGCTACCTCCTCAAGGACCGGGTGAGCCGCATCGCGGAGTTCACCGAGGCACTGCGCCGCGTGGCGGCGGGCGGCACCGCCCTGGACCCGGAGGTCATCGCCCAGCTCCTCGCCGTCCGCGGCGATCCGGTCGACGCCCTCACCCCCCGGGAGCGCGAGGTCCTGGCGCTGATGGCCGAGGGTCACGACAACGCGGGCATCGCCCAGCGGCTCTTCGTCACCGACAACGCCGTGCACAAACACATCGGCAGCGTCTTCCTCAAACTCGGCCTCTCGGCCGGCGACAGCGGCCACCGCCGAGTCCGCGCGGTCCTGACCTGGCTCCGCCGCCACGGCGGCCCGGAGCCGGGCTGA
- a CDS encoding MerR family transcriptional regulator translates to MRIGEIAALVGVTPRAVRHYHHSGLLPEPERRANGYREYGVRDAVLLARIRRLTELGLGLDEVRDVLAGDEGRGLAEVLEELADDLARQEAVIRERRENLAPLLAEARAGRLAAEGPVSPELAALLAGLGELPESPMAAKDREILALLDTVVPEAERARLMELMHGAASGARELYGLLDALADAEADDPRVEGAARALAAVLPDGRAVELPPEGAGGLADTFFADLAPAQSAAVRRAVELVTEGREAER, encoded by the coding sequence ATGCGTATCGGCGAGATCGCCGCGCTCGTCGGGGTCACCCCCCGGGCCGTGCGGCACTACCACCATTCGGGACTGCTGCCCGAGCCCGAGCGGCGGGCCAACGGGTACCGGGAGTACGGGGTCCGGGACGCCGTGCTGCTGGCCCGGATCCGGCGGCTGACCGAGCTGGGGCTCGGTCTGGACGAGGTGCGGGACGTGCTGGCCGGCGACGAGGGGCGGGGGCTCGCGGAGGTCCTGGAGGAGCTGGCGGACGACCTGGCCCGGCAGGAGGCTGTGATCCGGGAGCGCCGGGAGAACCTCGCCCCGCTCCTCGCCGAGGCCCGCGCCGGGCGCCTGGCCGCCGAGGGCCCCGTCTCCCCGGAGCTGGCGGCGCTGCTCGCGGGTCTCGGGGAGCTGCCCGAGTCCCCGATGGCGGCGAAGGACCGGGAGATCCTGGCCCTCCTCGACACCGTCGTCCCCGAGGCGGAACGGGCCCGGCTGATGGAGCTGATGCACGGCGCGGCGAGCGGTGCGCGGGAGCTGTACGGGCTCCTGGACGCCCTCGCCGACGCGGAGGCGGACGACCCCCGGGTGGAGGGGGCGGCCCGGGCGCTGGCCGCGGTCCTGCCGGACGGGAGGGCGGTGGAGCTGCCCCCTGAGGGGGCCGGAGGTCTCGCCGACACGTTCTTCGCGGACCTCGCCCCGGCCCAGTCGGCGGCGGTACGGCGCGCGGTGGAACTGGTGACAGAAGGTAGGGAGGCGGAGCGATGA
- a CDS encoding RNB domain-containing ribonuclease: MPRRHIHVTGAAEAPLRAALRALRTELAIPEDFPPAVLAEAEAAAKNPRLPSYDATDIPFFTIDPPTSTDLDQAMHLARRADGGYRVHYAIADVAAFVTPGGALDAEAHRRVLTLYFPDGRVPLHPPVLSEGAASLLPGDPRPALLWRIDLDADGQRVATDVRRALVRSRAKLDYEGVQRRIEDGTAEEPLALLRDIGRLREALEAGRGGISLNVPEQEIVETDHTYSLAYRAPLPADAWNAQISLLTGMAAADLMTAAGTGILRTLPTAPDGAVARLRRSARALGVDWPHHVSYADVVRSADPTNPRHAAFLQECTSLLRGAGYTVFTDGHVPSPAVHAAVADEYTHCTAPLRRLVDRYAGELCVAAVAGDEPPEWVRAALPALPDEMATGARRANTVERESVDIVEAALLKERVGEIFDAYVIDVKEREPAVGTVHLEDPAVVARIEGGTAKLPLGEWLRVRLSEADPGTAKVLFAPA, translated from the coding sequence ATGCCCCGCCGCCACATCCACGTGACCGGCGCAGCCGAGGCTCCGCTGCGGGCCGCCCTGCGCGCACTCCGTACCGAGCTCGCGATCCCCGAGGACTTCCCGCCCGCCGTCCTCGCCGAGGCCGAGGCGGCCGCGAAGAACCCCCGCCTCCCCTCGTACGACGCCACCGACATCCCCTTCTTCACGATCGACCCGCCCACCTCCACCGACCTCGACCAGGCCATGCACCTGGCCCGCCGCGCCGACGGCGGCTACCGCGTCCACTACGCCATCGCCGACGTCGCCGCCTTCGTCACCCCCGGCGGCGCGCTCGACGCCGAGGCCCACCGGCGGGTCCTCACCCTGTACTTCCCCGACGGCAGGGTCCCCCTCCACCCGCCCGTCCTCTCCGAGGGCGCCGCCAGCCTCCTCCCCGGCGACCCCCGCCCCGCCCTCCTCTGGCGCATCGACCTCGACGCCGACGGACAACGGGTCGCCACCGACGTCCGCCGCGCCCTCGTCCGCAGCCGCGCCAAACTCGACTACGAGGGCGTGCAGCGGCGGATCGAGGACGGGACGGCGGAAGAGCCCCTGGCCCTCCTCCGGGACATCGGCCGCCTCCGCGAGGCCCTCGAAGCCGGACGCGGCGGGATCTCCCTCAACGTCCCCGAGCAGGAGATCGTCGAGACCGACCACACCTACTCCCTCGCCTACCGGGCCCCGCTCCCCGCCGACGCCTGGAACGCCCAGATCTCCCTCCTCACCGGCATGGCCGCCGCCGACCTCATGACCGCCGCCGGCACCGGCATCCTCCGCACCCTCCCCACCGCGCCCGACGGCGCCGTCGCCCGGCTGCGCCGCTCCGCCCGGGCCCTCGGCGTCGACTGGCCGCACCACGTCTCGTACGCCGACGTCGTCCGCTCCGCCGACCCCACCAACCCGCGCCACGCCGCCTTCCTCCAGGAGTGCACCAGCCTCCTGCGCGGCGCCGGCTACACCGTCTTCACCGACGGCCACGTCCCCAGCCCCGCCGTCCACGCCGCCGTCGCCGACGAGTACACCCACTGCACCGCGCCGCTGCGCCGCCTCGTCGACCGGTACGCGGGCGAGCTGTGCGTGGCGGCGGTCGCCGGCGACGAGCCGCCCGAGTGGGTACGGGCCGCCCTGCCCGCCCTCCCCGACGAGATGGCCACCGGCGCCCGCCGCGCCAACACCGTCGAACGCGAGAGCGTCGACATCGTCGAGGCGGCGCTCCTGAAGGAACGCGTCGGCGAGATCTTCGACGCGTACGTCATCGACGTGAAGGAACGCGAACCCGCCGTCGGGACCGTCCACCTGGAGGACCCGGCGGTCGTCGCCCGCATCGAGGGCGGGACGGCGAAGCTGCCGCTGGGCGAGTGGCTGCGGGTCAGGCTGTCGGAAGCGGACCCGGGGACGGCGAAGGTCCTCTTCGCGCCCGCGTGA
- the yaaA gene encoding peroxide stress protein YaaA produces MLVLLPPSEGKASSGRGAPLKPESLSLPGLAEARAAVLDELVELCAADEEKAREVLGLSEGLRGEVAKNTELRTAGARPAGEIYTGVLYDALGLATLDAAARKRAGSSLLVFSGLWGAVRVTDRIPSYRCSMGVKLPGLGALGAHWRGAMASVMPEAAGDGLVLDLRSSAYASAWKPKGELAARTATVRVLHAPTRKVVSHFNKATKGRIVRSLLEAGAEPASPAELAEALRGLGYVVEEGGKAGALDVLVDEIH; encoded by the coding sequence GTGCTCGTGCTGTTGCCGCCCTCCGAAGGCAAGGCCTCCTCGGGGCGCGGGGCGCCGCTGAAGCCGGAGTCGCTGTCCCTGCCGGGGCTCGCGGAGGCGCGGGCGGCGGTCCTGGACGAGCTGGTCGAGCTGTGCGCCGCCGACGAGGAGAAGGCGCGCGAGGTGCTCGGTCTGAGCGAGGGCCTGCGCGGCGAGGTCGCGAAGAACACGGAGCTGCGGACGGCGGGCGCGCGTCCGGCCGGGGAGATCTACACGGGCGTGCTGTACGACGCGCTGGGTCTGGCGACGCTGGACGCGGCGGCCCGGAAGCGGGCGGGGAGCTCGCTGCTGGTGTTCTCGGGCCTGTGGGGCGCGGTGAGGGTGACGGACCGGATTCCGTCCTACCGCTGCTCGATGGGCGTGAAGCTGCCGGGGCTGGGGGCGCTGGGCGCGCACTGGCGGGGCGCGATGGCCTCGGTGATGCCGGAGGCGGCCGGGGACGGGCTCGTCCTGGACCTGCGCTCCTCGGCGTACGCCTCGGCGTGGAAGCCGAAGGGGGAGCTCGCGGCCCGGACGGCGACGGTGCGGGTGCTGCACGCGCCGACCCGGAAGGTGGTCAGCCACTTCAACAAGGCGACGAAGGGCCGGATCGTGCGGAGCCTCCTGGAGGCGGGCGCGGAGCCGGCTTCGCCGGCGGAGCTGGCGGAGGCGCTGCGGGGCCTGGGGTACGTGGTGGAGGAGGGCGGGAAGGCGGGGGCGCTCGACGTGCTGGTGGACGAGATCCACTGA
- the eda gene encoding bifunctional 4-hydroxy-2-oxoglutarate aldolase/2-dehydro-3-deoxy-phosphogluconate aldolase, with product MSSTSVFDLAPGCPVVPVVVIEDAADAVPLARALVAGGLPLIEVTLRTPAALDAVRAIAAEVPEAVVGAGTVVSPAGVADAVGAGARFLVSPGWTEGLLGAMRDSGVPFLPGVSTASEVVALLERGVSDMKFFPAEAAGGIPYLTSLAGPLPRARFCPTGGISPASAPAYLALPNVGCVGGTWMLPPDALAARDWARVESLARGAADLGVPVSR from the coding sequence ATGTCCTCGACGAGCGTGTTCGACCTTGCCCCCGGATGCCCCGTGGTCCCCGTCGTCGTGATCGAGGACGCCGCCGACGCCGTGCCCCTGGCGCGGGCCCTGGTGGCCGGCGGGCTGCCGCTGATCGAGGTCACCCTGCGCACCCCGGCCGCGCTCGACGCCGTCCGCGCGATCGCGGCCGAGGTGCCGGAGGCGGTCGTCGGCGCGGGCACGGTGGTCTCGCCGGCCGGGGTCGCGGACGCGGTCGGCGCGGGCGCGCGGTTCCTGGTGAGTCCGGGGTGGACCGAGGGGCTGCTCGGCGCGATGCGGGACTCGGGGGTGCCGTTCCTGCCGGGGGTCTCGACGGCCTCGGAGGTCGTGGCCCTCCTCGAACGCGGGGTGTCGGACATGAAGTTCTTCCCGGCCGAGGCGGCGGGCGGCATCCCGTATCTGACGTCCCTCGCGGGCCCGCTGCCCCGGGCCCGCTTCTGCCCCACGGGCGGCATCTCCCCGGCCTCCGCCCCCGCCTACCTCGCCCTCCCGAACGTCGGCTGCGTCGGCGGTACGTGGATGCTGCCGCCCGACGCCCTCGCGGCCCGCGACTGGGCGCGGGTCGAGTCCCTCGCGCGCGGGGCGGCGGACCTGGGGGTCCCGGTCAGCCGGTGA
- a CDS encoding GNAT family N-acetyltransferase, translated as MTWSFTDSAATFRAVAAAHLAADPARNTAVLTLMDTAGRLGWWEEADGRVTGVLAVAPPGVPSFGAMTEEAARALAPEVLPGAEEPTEVRGETAAVEAYAEATGRPWTPTVRMRLFRLGELTPPDPAPAGRARLAAAADVPLVAAWTREFAVAIGDEPAEDYTGFVTERITEGRLWLWEAPDGRPVSMAAVSRTIEGQARVHLVHTPPAERGRGYATGATEAVSRAALDAGVAQVLLFTDLANPTSNALYRRLGYRPVTDHLGVTFTG; from the coding sequence ATGACGTGGTCCTTCACCGACAGCGCCGCCACCTTCCGAGCCGTCGCCGCAGCGCATCTCGCCGCCGATCCCGCCCGTAACACCGCCGTGCTCACGCTCATGGACACGGCCGGGCGGCTCGGCTGGTGGGAGGAGGCGGACGGCCGGGTCACCGGTGTGCTGGCCGTGGCACCGCCGGGCGTGCCCTCGTTCGGGGCCATGACCGAGGAGGCGGCCCGCGCGCTCGCCCCCGAGGTACTTCCCGGGGCCGAGGAGCCGACGGAGGTGCGCGGCGAGACCGCCGCCGTCGAGGCGTACGCGGAGGCCACCGGCCGCCCCTGGACGCCCACCGTCCGCATGCGGCTCTTCCGGCTCGGCGAGCTGACCCCGCCGGACCCGGCCCCGGCGGGCCGCGCCCGGCTCGCGGCCGCGGCCGACGTCCCGCTCGTCGCCGCCTGGACGCGGGAGTTCGCGGTGGCCATCGGGGACGAGCCCGCCGAGGACTACACCGGCTTCGTCACCGAGCGGATCACCGAAGGACGGCTGTGGCTCTGGGAAGCGCCCGACGGCCGCCCGGTCTCGATGGCCGCCGTCTCCCGCACGATCGAGGGCCAGGCGCGCGTCCACCTCGTCCACACCCCGCCCGCCGAGCGCGGCCGGGGGTACGCCACCGGTGCCACCGAGGCGGTCAGCCGCGCCGCGCTCGACGCCGGCGTCGCGCAGGTCCTGCTCTTCACGGACCTGGCCAACCCCACCAGCAACGCCCTCTACCGGCGCCTCGGCTACCGTCCCGTCACCGACCACCTCGGCGTGACGTTCACCGGCTGA
- a CDS encoding bifunctional RNase H/acid phosphatase, with the protein MRELVVEADGGSRGNPGPAGYGAVVLDPATGETLAEAAEYIGVATNNVAEYKGLVAGLKAARELFPDATVHVRMDSKLVVEQMSGRWKIKHPDMKPLAAEAGRIFPPGQVRYEWIPRERNKHADRLANEAMDAGKRGRQWEPSASTAGLDAAAARNAATPPPAGPPGDATAGAARARAALAASGSPASAGGTSTGTAGGVVGTGSGAWPGAVTRPTAPDARPGAGPDDGLFAAADTGPDDGLFAVPDTGPDDGLFAAEEAVAASVASGDFEAEAGALAPTGHVARLQAPAAPAAPADAPAPAAVRTGSAPAQAAPRQGWAGPDMGAPATFVLLRHGETALTPEKRFSGSGGSDPELSAVGLRQAEAVAEALAARGTIQEIVSSPLTRCRQTAGAVAARLGLDVRIEQGLRETDFGAWEGLTFGEVRERYPADLDAWLASPKAAPTGGGESFATVARRVAATRDRLTAAYAGRTVLLVTHVTPIKTLVRLALGAPPESLFRMELSAASISAVAYYADGNASVRLLNDTSHLR; encoded by the coding sequence ATGCGCGAACTCGTGGTCGAGGCGGACGGCGGCTCCCGGGGCAACCCGGGGCCCGCCGGCTACGGCGCGGTCGTCCTCGACCCGGCGACGGGGGAGACCCTCGCGGAGGCCGCCGAGTACATCGGTGTGGCCACGAACAACGTCGCCGAGTACAAGGGCCTGGTGGCGGGCCTGAAGGCGGCCCGGGAGCTGTTCCCGGACGCCACCGTCCACGTCCGGATGGACTCCAAGCTGGTCGTCGAGCAGATGTCCGGCCGCTGGAAGATCAAGCACCCGGACATGAAGCCGCTCGCGGCCGAGGCGGGGCGGATCTTCCCGCCCGGCCAGGTCCGCTACGAGTGGATCCCGCGCGAGCGGAACAAGCACGCGGACCGGCTCGCGAACGAGGCGATGGACGCGGGCAAGCGGGGCCGCCAGTGGGAGCCGTCCGCCTCCACGGCGGGCCTGGACGCCGCGGCCGCCCGCAATGCCGCGACCCCGCCCCCGGCGGGCCCGCCCGGTGACGCGACGGCGGGCGCGGCGCGGGCACGAGCGGCGCTGGCCGCTTCCGGATCGCCGGCCTCCGCGGGCGGTACGAGTACGGGTACGGCCGGGGGCGTCGTCGGTACGGGCTCCGGCGCCTGGCCGGGCGCCGTGACGCGCCCGACGGCCCCGGACGCGCGACCCGGTGCCGGACCGGACGACGGCCTGTTCGCCGCAGCGGACACCGGTCCGGACGACGGCCTGTTCGCCGTACCGGACACCGGACCGGACGACGGCCTGTTCGCCGCCGAGGAGGCCGTCGCGGCCTCGGTGGCCTCCGGGGACTTCGAGGCCGAGGCGGGCGCCCTGGCCCCGACGGGCCACGTGGCGCGCCTTCAGGCTCCGGCCGCTCCCGCCGCGCCCGCCGATGCCCCCGCTCCTGCGGCAGTGCGCACCGGGTCCGCGCCCGCGCAAGCCGCCCCCCGCCAGGGCTGGGCCGGCCCCGACATGGGGGCGCCCGCGACCTTCGTGCTGCTGCGGCACGGCGAGACCGCGCTCACGCCCGAGAAGCGGTTCTCCGGGAGCGGCGGGAGCGACCCCGAGCTGTCGGCCGTCGGGCTGCGCCAGGCCGAGGCCGTCGCCGAGGCGCTGGCCGCGCGCGGCACCATCCAGGAGATCGTCAGCTCGCCGCTCACCCGCTGCCGCCAGACCGCCGGTGCCGTCGCCGCCCGCCTCGGCCTCGACGTACGGATCGAGCAGGGCCTGCGCGAGACCGACTTCGGCGCCTGGGAGGGGCTGACGTTCGGCGAGGTCCGCGAGCGGTACCCGGCGGACCTCGACGCCTGGCTGGCCTCCCCGAAGGCCGCGCCGACCGGCGGGGGCGAGAGCTTCGCGACCGTCGCCCGGCGCGTCGCCGCGACCCGGGACCGGCTGACCGCCGCGTACGCGGGCCGGACGGTCCTTCTCGTCACCCACGTCACGCCGATCAAGACGCTCGTCCGGCTCGCCCTCGGCGCCCCGCCGGAGTCGCTGTTCCGGATGGAGCTGTCGGCCGCCTCCATCTCGGCCGTCGCCTACTACGCCGACGGGAACGCGTCCGTACGGCTCCTCAACGACACCTCGCACCTCAGATAG
- a CDS encoding zinc ribbon domain-containing protein — MNAAPADQIRLLDVQALDVRLQQLAHKRKSLPEHAEIEALTKDLTQLRDLLVAAQTEESDCGREQTKAEQDVDQVRQRAARDQQRLDSGAVSSPKDLENLQREIVSLAKRQGDLEEIVLEVMERRESVQERLAELTERVAAVQTKVDDATARRDAAQAELDSESATVAKERELVAGAIPEDLLKLYDRLREKQGGVGAARLHQRRCEGCRLELDITEVNEIRAAAPDKVVRCENCSRILVRTSESGL; from the coding sequence CTGAACGCCGCGCCCGCCGACCAGATCCGCCTCCTCGACGTCCAGGCCCTGGACGTCCGCCTCCAGCAGCTCGCGCACAAGCGCAAGTCGCTGCCCGAGCACGCCGAGATCGAGGCGCTGACCAAGGACCTCACCCAGCTGCGCGACCTGCTCGTCGCCGCGCAGACCGAGGAGAGCGACTGCGGCCGCGAGCAGACCAAGGCCGAGCAGGACGTCGACCAGGTCCGCCAGCGCGCCGCGCGCGACCAGCAGCGGCTCGACTCCGGCGCCGTCTCCTCCCCGAAGGACCTGGAGAACCTCCAGCGCGAGATCGTCTCCCTCGCCAAGCGCCAGGGCGACCTGGAGGAGATCGTCCTCGAGGTCATGGAGCGCCGCGAGTCCGTCCAGGAGCGCCTCGCCGAGCTGACCGAGCGGGTCGCCGCCGTGCAGACCAAGGTGGACGACGCCACCGCCCGCCGCGACGCCGCGCAGGCCGAGCTGGACAGCGAGTCCGCGACCGTCGCCAAGGAGCGCGAGCTCGTCGCCGGCGCCATCCCCGAGGACCTGCTCAAGCTGTACGACCGCCTGCGCGAGAAGCAGGGCGGCGTCGGCGCGGCCCGGCTCCACCAGCGGCGGTGCGAGGGCTGCCGCCTTGAGCTCGACATCACCGAGGTGAACGAGATCCGCGCCGCCGCGCCCGACAAGGTCGTCCGCTGCGAGAACTGCAGCCGCATCCTCGTCCGCACCTCGGAGTCCGGCCTGTAA